The sequence below is a genomic window from Microcebus murinus isolate Inina chromosome 4, M.murinus_Inina_mat1.0, whole genome shotgun sequence.
aagaaaaaaaagaaacaagaaagagagaggcaaggagggagagagagagggagagaccacCAAGATGGTCGACTAGAGACACAGCTTGTGGAATTGTCCCATCAGAAGCCTAGAGGTTGGGACTAAGGAGAGCGGAGAACAATTACTGCTCAGGTGCTGACCATGGGGAGAGACAGCAGAGTAGTCCAGAGACCCCACCAAGAGAAGCTGAAAAGCTGAGAGACAGGAAGATAGAGAAGAGAGAGCAGTGGGAGTGGACCAAATCCAGGGAGGCCCAGAGCCCCACAAAAGAGTAACAGGGACTCCCCTCCCCAACATGGGTGCCCCTGGCCAGCAGCAGGACACAGATCTCTTACTCCACAGGGTAATGCCACAAGGGACCAGAAAGCCGGCATTCTTGCATCTGGACACCTCCCTCTCTGCACATCTTCCATTTCTTACATCCcagaaagtaattttggctcaagCCAGATTGTAGCCATAGCCCCTCCCTACCCAATGCAACCACAAAATGCTCTACACAAAGGGGCCTGTCTCTTGGCAATGGGGATGCACTCCCAGCCAAACCCGCCTCAGAGAGCAGAGACACTACCAGGGTTCTGCACAGGATTTCCTACGGTGGCTGGGTCAGGTGGGAAGAACCTAGTACCCCCTGGACATGAGAGTGGTGCTGGGAGACCACTGCCCCTCCTCCACTCTGCGCTGAGAGACCTGCTTCACAGTGATTGGGCGCGTTCCTGGCCAAGCTGATGGGACAGTCGCAGCCTGTGACCTTCTTGCCCACAGGTATTTGGCAGGATCACCTGCTGGCAGCTCTGACAGGTGGCCAAAACTTGGTGCACTGCCCCCCTCATGAGAGTGGGGCAGAGAGACATACGGGGAGAGAGACATATGGGAGAGGTCACGATTCCAGGTTCAGGTGGCACAAGAGCCCTCGCAGCCATATCCAATGGGATGGTGTGGAGGGACAAAGAGAAGAGGGGGCTCTGTGaaggttccccacccccatcccccacctcccatcccccaccatATTAGAGAAGGCTGTGGCATACAAATGGCTCCCCCTAAAGGCCAGATAAGCGACCTCTGAGCCCTGCTGAGGTTGAGCAAAATCCTTCAGGCTCTTGCATTCCAGCCATCATCTATTTTATTCCTTCCCCCATCTCAGTGGGAACAAGGACCAAGTAATCCTCTAGGAAGTATAGAGTACCTCCTAAAGCTTGTAAAATTTGAGTGCCCCACCTGGGGATCCAGAGCCTACTGCGGGGAACAAAAGATTACCTAGGCATCTGGCTCTTCCACACAAACTATAATCAATGAGAAGAGGAAGAACTTCATAGCTAAACATAGTGCTTTCCAACTCAAGCAATTAGTGATTTGTACCCACAAGTACAATCCACAgctcagagattaagctggggaCCAAACTCATTACACTATGTTGGGAGGAGGTCAGAGCTAACAGATCAGAGACAACAGGTCAGAGCTAACCCAAGAGGTTCATCAAACCTGCTAAAACACCCcaaaggcaactcaggaccagcactcctctacCCAGCATGGTCAGGAATTGATCTTTGTGGACTCAGAGACAGGGCCATAAGTCAGCCCTAGAGCTCCCAGCTCTCAATAATGAGGTCAgctgggaaggaatcagtgaaagaattctggaaaaatgaaaaatcagagctaaaggacacccccaaaagaaatcagtaactccttaccaatggataccaacctaaactaaatggttaaaataacagataaagaattccaaatacagattttaagaaaggtcaatgaaatacaagagaaaatagaaacccaacacaagaAAGCCACCaaagcaatgaagaaaaatgatgcaacattctccaaagaaattgaagtgttaaagaaaaaccaaacagaaattctggaaatgaaaaattcactcaaaGAATTCTAGAACACAGTGGAAATCCTTAAGAATAGGCTatatcaggcagaagaaaaaatctcagagcttgacAATAACACCTGTGAGCCAAACAAATCAGTTGAAGGGgtagaacagagaaataagaagaataaacaaaCCCTACAAAAattatgggattatgtaaagaggccaaatataagaataatatatatctctgagggcaaagaagaaaatacacaagtgtTGGAcaatttatttgagggaataatcgaggaaaatttccctggtcttgctaaaaatcttgatatccaCATATAAGAAGCACACAGGACCCCTGAAAGATTCATCGTAAAGAGGCAGTCAGCATGACATATAGTCAGGAAGTTGACCAAAGTAAACACGAAAGAGGTACTCCTATGATCGACAAGGCAAATCCATCAGGTAACCTAGAAAGGAAAACCTATTGATAGATAAGGACTTACTTCTTTAATTATGTTAATTGTTTCCCAACTGTTTTgcatgttctttttcttccttttctcttattatttatgtttgcaatttggtggttttctgtagtattaatagtaaaatgtgatttctttctctttcttatttgtaTATCCACTCTACCTgggatttttatacttttttttccatGACAATAAGTATTCTTTTGCTTCCAGATTTAGGACTCTCTTAAGCACATTTTATAGAGctggtctggtgttgatgaattACCTCAGATTTttcttgtctgggaaagtctttatttctccttcatttctgaaggataacTTTTCTGGGTACAGTATTTTTGGCtgccagttattttctttcagcactttgaatatatcatttctttctcttttgcctgtaaggtttctgctgataAATCTGCTGTTAGTCTAATGAGGATGGTTGTATATATGATTTAACACTTTGTTCTTACTGTTTTTGAAatctctctttgtttttgacttttggcAGTTTGACTGTAATGTGCCTTGAAGAGTACCTTTTGAGTTAAATCTATTTGGGAATCTCTGGGCTTCCATATCTGGATGTTTCTTTCCCAAGATTTGGGAAATAAGTTTTCAGCTCTTATTTCATGAAGCAGTTTTCTCTGCCTTTGCCTACATCTTCTTCTTCTATAATTTTCATAATGCAAACATTTGTTCATTTGATGATATGCTATATGTCccatagaatattttaatatatttgtatacatctgtatatatttgtatacatctgtatttctttaatatatttgtatacatctgtatttctaaaaatatatgtatatttatatttgcataaattatattaaaataatctttaaacccATAAGTAATGCAGAAAGTAATTTGATAGTTCCCAAAATATAGATCTTTAAACGTTATTTTGGGggactttgatatattttaaataattttatcaaaagctccttttcttttaaaaattaaggttttaataaataagtttctattactttgtgtttttaatatattaccTATAACTATTTATTACCTAGAGATAGTTGTCTTATATTCATATCTtgttttctcttataatttttctcaatttatcATTTCTGAAGTAAAGCCctgactaaaatataaaaatattatgatgtGTTTTATACTTAAATTTCCTTTGAGTTACTTAAATGAGCAACATATATCATAAAGATTTGCtcatctacttttttaaaaagtaataatgaaaataattaggtttttaaatttccagattTTAATTAATTCTATTGTGAGAACTCTTTTCTTTATCCAAATTAGGATAAACATATTTTGATGACTGTTTACTCTTCATATTAAATGaaacatatttatgtttatgttcaaagacagacacagaaactGTATTTGTAATATACATCACAGAATATATAAGTGGCCTTAAAGATTTATTAATGGCCTCACTGTCAAAAATATAGTGTTATTACCACGATAATTAcagatttaaaattctttaaagttAATTGTGTGTTTTATACCAATTGAGAATTTTATTCTCCTACATTCTGATAATGCTGGTTAACATGATAAACTGACCAAAACTGTTTAAGATTATCATTAACACATAAAAAACACCTTCCATCACTAGCCGATTGTTTACTTTCTACCAAATAATATTAACACAGGAGATTGGATATTTTAGAAACATCATCAGAAAATGATTGCCCTTGTTCACTGGGGAGGATTTCCCAGGTACTATTAACAACCAGTAAAGCAGCAAAATTCCAAGGCATTGATAATCTTTTTAGATTGTGAGTTTACTAAAGTCTGACATTGTGCTTTATTTACTGGTAAAATTATATTATACTTGTTACATAGTttatcctcaataaatatttttaaatggatgttCACCtataagaataataaatgaagaGTGTTTCTAAAGTTCTTGCAAAAGTTTGATTCTCTTCAGAAAGTAGGTTAGACATTTTCAGGCCTGAATAGAGGAATGAGGAATTATTGCTTAATGGTTATGGAGCTTCTGTTTGGAAGCTTTAGTTTATCAGTTCCTCTAACAAGGTTTGGGGAATagtggtgacggttgcacaaTATTGTAAATGCAATTAAAgttactgaattgtatacttaaaatggttaaaataacaacatttgtgttatatatattttaccatagcacaatttaaaaaaaaatcctctaatcTCTGTTTTTATGACCCTTATTCATCGAACACCACATTACAAACTAAGTCAACGATGGGTAGGCTGAATCTCAGACcctagaaaaagaaacagacatgGATACTGAAGTTGAAAAGTAGAATTAATGCCTTAAAAGATCAAGAGTTTCTGGCAATAAACAATATATGATCAACAGTTGACACTGGAGAATATTACTATATTGTATAGAAGAATAGACTGGctacttgcttttattttttccaaaggtggaaaaaaaacccaaaaaaatattaatagaatgaattcCTTAAAAGATCAAGAGTTTCTGGCAATAAACAACATACAATGAAAAATTGACTTTGGAGAATATTACTGTATCATGTACAAGAATAGACTGGctacttacatttattttttccaaaggagaaaaagacccaacccccccccccaaaaaaaaacaaacatggcaATTCTTATGGAAGGTAAGTCTATGCTGAAGAATGAAGGTCAAATGTTTGGGGAGGGATTCTTGTCACTCTATTAGCCTAGATAGCATTAGCAGAAAACTCTGTGTCCTGGCAATTCTTGTATACACAAAGGGTTGTTGGCTAATTGAGGTAAGTAAATGGTCAGACAAGTTCACAGCAGCCCTCAGAATGATGTACATGTTAAATCCATCACTCTTAGaatatcagaaaaatgcaaaagttGTCAGTCATGAGGTGAGTATATTGGCTACAAAGTGACATCTTTTGAAGTACTTCCTTGAAAAACTTGTGCTGTAGGTTTCCCATGGAATTATGTACTTTGAAACTTCTCACAATAAATCAACCAGAAGTAATCGATTTTAAAACTAATCCCAGATTCAGGGGATCTTGGGCTCTCACAGCCATTTCTAGCCTAGTCTGACACCCTCACTGAAGACTCCCCTAGTCTAAGGAAGTGCTGACAAtaattaatgtgtgtgtgtgtgtatattataaaTTCCTTAACTGCCTCTAGCACGTGGGATTTCTGTATGTGGAGAGAATAACTCCCTATTATACATTGCCTCCTCACCTTTCCCTAGAAAGATTCAAGACCTACAGGCCTATTAACAAGCTACATGATTTTACAGGAAAATGGTATTCTATGGTATTGTGTACCTACAGCAAGTGTAGACAAATTgttctaaatatttcaaaaactcTCAGATAATACATGATCCTGGTTTGCTAGGATTAGCAGAAATAGCAACTTCTAGTCCAAGTAAAAGAGGTGCTGAAGAAGGTAAAGTATTAATTATAACTTTCTCCATTGGACCTTGGGGTATATAGCAAGTATATTTATGTCCTCCCCATAAAAAAGCCAAATATTCTCAGGCGAATCTGTTTGGTATTAATACCATATACCAAGGGGTTGAGAACAGGGGGCACGAGGAGATAGAGATTTGCAAGTACGATGTGGATCTGAGGAGGTACTTGGTGGCCAAAGCGAtgtgtgaaaaaggaaaagaaagcagggatATAGAAGACAAGAATCACACAGATATGGGCTCCACAAGTGCTAAATGCTCGGAACTGGGCATCCTTGGAGGGTAGGCGCAGCACAGCCCGCAGGATCAGGATGTAGGAAGTGGCAATGAGGACCACGTCCATGCCAGTGATTGAAAGTGCCACAGTGAGACCATAAATGGTGTTGGGCTTGATGCTGGCACAGGCCAGCTTGGCTATGCCCATGTGCTCACAGTAGGTGTGGGGAATGATGTGATGTCCACAGAAGGGCAAGCGTTCAATAAGGAtgacaaaagggaaaacaaagagaagaccCCGAACCACACATGCCAGACCAATCTTCCCAATCACGGTGGCATTGAGGATGGCTGTGTAATGAAGAGGAcggcagatggccacatagcggtcaaaAGCCATGGCCAGCAGAACAGCTGACTCTGTGGCAAAGACTGCGTGAACAAAAAACATCTGGGTGAGGCAGCCATGATAGGAAATTACGTGAGACTTAAGCCAGAAGATTGTTAGCATTTTGGGCAGTGTAGTCGAACAGAGTACCAGGTCAGTGATGGAAAGTAGACACAGGAAAAGGTACATTGGCTCATGCAGAGCTGTGTCTGTCATGATGATGTAAAGAACAGTACCATTGCCCAACAGAGCAAGAACGTACATGG
It includes:
- the LOC105883337 gene encoding olfactory receptor 52D1-like; translated protein: MQDQHVWIAIPFCSMYVLALLGNGTVLYIIMTDTALHEPMYLFLCLLSITDLVLCSTTLPKMLTIFWLKSHVISYHGCLTQMFFVHAVFATESAVLLAMAFDRYVAICRPLHYTAILNATVIGKIGLACVVRGLLFVFPFVILIERLPFCGHHIIPHTYCEHMGIAKLACASIKPNTIYGLTVALSITGMDVVLIATSYILILRAVLRLPSKDAQFRAFSTCGAHICVILVFYIPAFFSFFTHRFGHQVPPQIHIVLANLYLLVPPVLNPLVYGINTKQIRLRIFGFFMGRT